A genomic region of Marinihelvus fidelis contains the following coding sequences:
- a CDS encoding SPASM domain-containing protein — translation MSTRTLFNKVKARLARLSWGQRVRLSRLKTRLFGAPSLGSQGDAAPLAGRFCPNPFKQVDLMHSGACYTCCSAWLPTPMGNVKHQSMRQLWNGPVMQKIRESIYDGSFRYCNHERCPVIQNGELPSIEEAEKDPVYGDVVKARATTMDTLPTFINMVNDASCNLYCPSCRTERVVINEGKAFDRIAEIQERFLADWLAEPNEADFTLSITGSGDPFASRAYRELLYTLDGNRYPNMKIALQTNGVLLTPRNWKRMEGVHGNISSILVSFDAATADTYAITRRGGHWATLMANCERLGQLRRHGEIRNLRYDFVVQAANYREMPAFVELARRLGADRAYFSRLVDWGTWPKREFEAQCPWRPEHPEHEAFLAVMADPALDDPFVDLGNMTQWREKALQNRLQNGLEG, via the coding sequence ATGTCGACACGCACACTGTTCAACAAGGTCAAAGCCCGCCTGGCCAGGCTCAGCTGGGGCCAGCGCGTGCGCCTGTCGCGGCTGAAAACACGGCTGTTTGGTGCACCTTCGCTGGGCTCGCAGGGCGACGCGGCGCCGCTGGCCGGGCGCTTCTGCCCGAATCCGTTCAAGCAGGTTGACCTGATGCACTCCGGCGCCTGCTACACCTGCTGCTCGGCCTGGCTGCCGACCCCGATGGGCAACGTCAAGCACCAGTCCATGCGCCAGCTTTGGAACGGGCCGGTGATGCAGAAGATCCGCGAAAGCATCTACGACGGCAGCTTCCGTTATTGCAACCATGAGCGCTGCCCGGTCATCCAGAACGGCGAACTGCCCAGTATCGAGGAGGCCGAAAAGGACCCGGTCTACGGTGATGTTGTCAAAGCGCGCGCGACCACCATGGACACGCTGCCGACCTTTATCAACATGGTTAACGACGCGTCCTGCAACCTGTATTGCCCCAGTTGCCGGACCGAGCGTGTGGTGATCAACGAGGGCAAGGCCTTCGATCGCATCGCCGAGATCCAGGAGCGATTCCTGGCCGACTGGCTGGCAGAGCCTAACGAGGCCGACTTCACGCTGTCGATCACCGGCTCCGGCGACCCGTTCGCCAGCCGCGCCTACCGCGAGCTTCTGTACACGCTGGACGGCAACCGCTACCCGAACATGAAGATCGCGCTGCAGACCAACGGCGTGTTGCTGACACCGCGCAACTGGAAGCGAATGGAAGGGGTGCACGGCAACATCTCCAGCATCCTGGTGTCGTTCGATGCCGCGACCGCAGACACCTACGCCATCACCCGCCGCGGAGGCCACTGGGCCACGCTGATGGCGAACTGTGAGCGCCTGGGCCAGTTGCGTCGCCACGGCGAAATCCGCAACCTGCGCTACGATTTCGTCGTACAGGCCGCGAACTACCGCGAGATGCCGGCATTTGTCGAACTGGCACGCCGGCTGGGCGCCGACCGGGCCTATTTTTCCCGCCTGGTGGACTGGGGCACGTGGCCAAAACGCGAGTTTGAAGCGCAGTGTCCGTGGCGCCCCGAGCACCCGGAGCACGAGGCCTTCCTGGCGGTCATGGCCGACCCGGCGCTGGACGATCCGTTCGTGGACCTGGGCAATATGACGCAATGGCGCGAAAAAGCCCTGCAAAATCGTCTACAAAATGGACTTGAGGGGTAG
- a CDS encoding 4-hydroxy-tetrahydrodipicolinate reductase, with amino-acid sequence MSETRPSTGGHRPRLALHGAGRMGRQLAEASESAGFSLVGVIARHQPDWLTEDLYAASPEQLVVRPDVIIDFSLPGGAASVAQWCAGNGVPLVSGTTGLDETARAELDTASAKIPLLWAANFSIGLNACLVLAKRLRELVGTDAPARILDIHHAGKLDAPSGTALVLGEAIGGDVEYDSVREGDAIGEHHLVLELADEQIEIRHVANDRRLFALGALHAARWLCSRSPGRYTMLDCIDAATP; translated from the coding sequence TTGAGCGAAACACGCCCATCGACAGGCGGGCACCGCCCCAGGCTGGCCCTGCACGGTGCCGGTCGCATGGGTCGACAGCTGGCCGAGGCCTCGGAATCGGCTGGCTTCAGCCTGGTCGGCGTCATCGCCCGTCACCAGCCGGACTGGCTTACCGAAGACCTCTACGCGGCATCGCCGGAGCAGCTGGTCGTCAGGCCAGACGTCATCATCGACTTCAGCCTGCCCGGAGGGGCCGCGAGCGTGGCGCAGTGGTGCGCGGGCAACGGCGTCCCCCTGGTTAGTGGCACGACTGGCCTGGACGAGACCGCGCGCGCCGAGTTGGATACGGCATCCGCGAAGATTCCGTTGTTATGGGCGGCCAACTTCAGTATCGGCCTGAACGCCTGCCTCGTGCTGGCGAAGCGCCTGCGAGAACTCGTCGGCACGGACGCGCCGGCGCGGATACTGGATATCCATCACGCCGGCAAGCTGGACGCGCCGTCAGGCACGGCGTTAGTGTTGGGCGAAGCCATTGGTGGCGACGTCGAATACGACAGCGTGCGCGAGGGCGACGCCATCGGCGAGCACCACCTGGTGCTGGAACTGGCCGACGAACAAATCGAAATTCGTCACGTGGCCAACGACCGGCGGCTGTTCGCGCTTGGGGCCCTGCACGCGGCCCGCTGGTTATGTTCACGGTCGCCCGGGCGCTACACCATGCTCGACTGCATCGACGCGGCCACGCCATAA
- the dnaJ gene encoding molecular chaperone DnaJ produces the protein MAKRDYYEVLGVERGASADELKKAYRRLAQKYHPDRNPDDATVQEKFTEAKEAYEVLKDDRKRQAYDQFGHAGVDPSMGGGPGGPGGFQGDVGDIFGDIFGDIFGQGRRGGGRAQARGSDLRFAMELDLEEAVSGVEREIRVPTLGSCKTCKGSGAKDGKKETCGTCGGAGQVRMQQGIFSVQQTCPACHGAGQTIANPCGDCHGQGRVRETRTLSVKIPAGVDNGDRIRLAGEGEAGPNGASPGDLYVEVRVRQHPLFERDGDNLYCEVPVPFTTAALGGELELPTLDGQVKLKVPAETQTGKMFRLRGKGVKSVRSRARGDLMCRVVVETPVKLSREQKDLLRQFDTASGDSATHHPRSRGWLDGVKEFFDRMTP, from the coding sequence ATGGCAAAACGCGATTACTACGAGGTGCTCGGTGTGGAGCGGGGCGCGAGTGCGGACGAGCTGAAAAAGGCGTACCGCCGCCTGGCGCAGAAGTACCACCCCGACCGCAACCCCGATGACGCCACGGTGCAGGAAAAATTCACCGAGGCCAAGGAGGCTTACGAGGTCCTGAAGGACGACCGTAAGCGCCAGGCCTATGACCAGTTTGGTCACGCCGGTGTCGACCCGTCCATGGGTGGCGGCCCGGGCGGGCCGGGCGGCTTTCAGGGTGACGTCGGCGACATCTTCGGCGACATTTTCGGGGATATTTTCGGCCAGGGACGCCGTGGTGGCGGCCGTGCGCAGGCGCGCGGCTCCGACCTGCGTTTTGCCATGGAACTGGACCTGGAAGAAGCCGTCAGCGGTGTGGAACGCGAGATCCGCGTGCCGACCCTGGGCAGCTGCAAGACCTGCAAGGGCTCCGGCGCCAAGGACGGCAAGAAGGAAACCTGTGGTACCTGCGGCGGCGCCGGCCAGGTCCGTATGCAGCAGGGCATTTTCTCCGTTCAGCAGACCTGTCCGGCCTGTCATGGCGCCGGGCAGACCATCGCCAATCCTTGTGGCGACTGCCACGGTCAGGGCCGCGTGCGGGAAACCCGTACGCTGTCGGTGAAGATTCCCGCGGGCGTCGACAACGGCGATCGCATTCGCCTGGCGGGCGAGGGCGAAGCGGGCCCCAACGGCGCGTCACCCGGTGACCTCTACGTTGAAGTGCGCGTGCGCCAGCACCCGCTGTTTGAGCGCGACGGTGACAACCTGTACTGCGAAGTCCCGGTGCCGTTCACGACGGCCGCACTGGGTGGCGAGCTGGAACTGCCGACCCTGGACGGCCAGGTTAAATTGAAGGTTCCGGCCGAGACACAGACCGGCAAGATGTTCCGACTGCGCGGCAAGGGCGTGAAGTCCGTCCGCAGCCGCGCCCGTGGCGACCTGATGTGCCGCGTGGTGGTGGAAACGCCGGTGAAGCTGAGCCGCGAGCAGAAAGACCTGTTGCGTCAGTTTGATACGGCCTCTGGTGACAGCGCCACCCACCACCCGCGCTCGCGGGGCTGGCTGGATGGTGTGAAGGAGTTCTTCGACCGGATGACGCCTTGA